In the Streptomyces formicae genome, one interval contains:
- the aceE gene encoding pyruvate dehydrogenase (acetyl-transferring), homodimeric type, with translation MTDPSAIQPSELDQLPDRDPEETAEWQASLDAVTQAAGPHRAAYLMRRTLERAEGAGLALPKLLETDYVNTIPTSAEPSIDGDEEMERKITAWNRWNAAAMVTRGSKHGVGGHIATFASAAWLYETGFNHFFKGKEGDGSGDQLYIQGHASPGIYARAFLDGRLNEAQLDNFRQEAGGNGLPSYPHPRRLPWLWEFPTVSMGLGPLSAIYQARFNRYLTNRGIKDVSASHVWAFLGDGEMDEPESTAALALAAREGLDNLTYVINCNLQRLDGPVRANFRVVQELEAQFRGAGWNVIKIMWGNAWDELFQLDTTGALVRRLREVPDAQFQTYATRDAAYIREHFFGAEPALAEMAKLLSDDKISECFHLSRGGHEARKVYAAYRAALTHKGAPTVILAQTVKGFTLGKGFESKNANHQMKKLSVDEFKDMRDLLGLPIPDSDFVDGQVPYGHPGADSPEVRYLQERRAALGGPAPARRTQPLAPLPAPAEKAFASFDKGSGTQSVATTMAFVRLVKDLVRDKESGKRWVPIVPDEARTFGMESLFPSLGIYSPKGQTYEPVDRDQLMYYKEAKDGQILNEGITEAGSMADFIAASTSYATHGEAMIPFYIFYSMFGWQRTADQMWQLGDQLGRGFLVGATAGRTTLTGEGLQHADGHSPVIAATNPAALSYDPAFAYEVAAIVKEGLRRMYGEAAEGEDQNVFYYLTVYNEPMPQPAKPSGVDEGIVKGLYRFNTAETAGLSPAANAARIQLLGSGTAIHWTLKAQRLLAEEWGVAADVWSATSWTELRRDALEADEALLRGEERIPFVRKALEGAQGPVLAVSDYMRQVPDQIAQWVEQDYSSLGADGFGLSDTRDAARRHFGVDAESIVVAALAQLARRGEVPASAVKEARAKYGL, from the coding sequence ATGACCGACCCCTCCGCAATCCAGCCGAGCGAGCTCGACCAGCTCCCGGACCGCGACCCCGAGGAGACCGCCGAATGGCAGGCCTCCCTGGACGCCGTCACCCAGGCGGCCGGGCCGCACCGTGCCGCGTACTTGATGCGCCGCACGCTGGAGCGCGCCGAGGGCGCGGGCCTGGCGCTGCCCAAGCTGCTCGAGACGGACTACGTCAACACCATCCCCACCTCCGCCGAGCCGTCCATCGACGGTGACGAGGAGATGGAGCGGAAGATCACCGCGTGGAACCGCTGGAACGCGGCCGCGATGGTGACCCGTGGCTCCAAGCACGGCGTCGGCGGCCACATCGCGACCTTCGCGTCCGCGGCCTGGCTGTACGAGACCGGCTTCAACCACTTCTTCAAGGGCAAGGAGGGGGACGGCAGCGGCGACCAGCTGTACATCCAGGGCCACGCCTCCCCCGGCATCTACGCCCGCGCCTTCCTCGACGGCCGCCTGAACGAGGCGCAGCTCGACAACTTCCGGCAGGAGGCGGGCGGCAACGGCCTGCCCTCCTACCCGCACCCGCGCCGTCTGCCCTGGCTGTGGGAGTTCCCGACCGTCTCCATGGGGCTCGGCCCGCTCTCCGCCATCTACCAGGCGCGCTTCAACCGGTACCTCACCAACCGCGGCATCAAGGACGTCTCCGCCTCGCACGTGTGGGCGTTCCTCGGCGACGGCGAGATGGACGAGCCCGAGTCGACCGCGGCCCTCGCACTGGCCGCGCGTGAGGGTCTGGACAACCTCACGTACGTCATCAACTGCAACCTGCAGCGCCTCGACGGCCCGGTCCGCGCCAACTTCCGCGTGGTGCAGGAGCTTGAGGCCCAGTTCCGCGGCGCCGGGTGGAACGTCATCAAGATCATGTGGGGCAACGCCTGGGACGAGCTCTTCCAGCTCGACACCACCGGCGCCCTGGTCCGCCGCCTGCGCGAGGTGCCGGACGCGCAGTTCCAGACGTACGCGACGCGCGACGCCGCGTACATCCGCGAGCACTTCTTCGGCGCCGAGCCCGCGCTCGCCGAGATGGCGAAGCTGCTCAGCGACGACAAGATCAGCGAGTGCTTCCACCTCTCGCGCGGCGGCCACGAGGCCCGCAAGGTCTACGCGGCCTACCGTGCGGCGCTCACCCACAAGGGCGCGCCGACCGTGATCCTCGCGCAGACGGTCAAGGGCTTCACCCTCGGCAAGGGCTTCGAGTCCAAGAACGCCAACCACCAGATGAAGAAGCTCTCGGTGGACGAGTTCAAAGACATGCGCGACCTGCTCGGTCTGCCGATCCCGGACAGCGACTTCGTCGACGGCCAGGTGCCCTACGGCCACCCCGGCGCCGACTCCCCCGAGGTCCGCTACCTCCAGGAGCGCCGCGCGGCCCTCGGCGGCCCTGCCCCGGCCCGCCGCACGCAGCCGCTCGCGCCGCTGCCCGCCCCCGCCGAGAAGGCGTTCGCCTCCTTCGACAAGGGTTCGGGTACGCAGTCGGTGGCCACGACCATGGCGTTCGTACGCCTGGTCAAGGACCTCGTGCGCGACAAGGAGTCCGGCAAGCGCTGGGTGCCGATCGTCCCCGACGAGGCGCGCACCTTCGGCATGGAGTCGCTCTTCCCCTCGCTCGGCATCTACTCGCCCAAGGGCCAGACGTACGAGCCGGTCGACCGCGACCAGCTGATGTACTACAAGGAGGCCAAGGACGGCCAGATCCTCAACGAGGGGATCACCGAGGCCGGTTCGATGGCGGACTTCATCGCCGCTTCCACGTCGTACGCGACGCACGGCGAAGCGATGATCCCCTTCTACATCTTCTACTCGATGTTCGGCTGGCAGCGCACCGCCGACCAGATGTGGCAGCTCGGCGACCAGCTGGGCCGCGGCTTCCTGGTGGGCGCGACGGCCGGTCGCACGACGCTGACGGGTGAGGGTCTGCAGCACGCGGACGGCCACTCGCCGGTGATCGCGGCGACCAACCCCGCGGCGCTCTCGTACGACCCGGCGTTCGCCTACGAGGTCGCGGCCATCGTCAAGGAGGGCCTGCGCCGCATGTACGGCGAGGCGGCCGAGGGCGAGGACCAGAACGTCTTCTACTACCTCACCGTCTACAACGAGCCGATGCCGCAGCCCGCGAAGCCCTCGGGCGTCGACGAGGGCATCGTCAAGGGCCTGTACCGCTTCAACACGGCCGAGACCGCCGGGCTTTCGCCCGCCGCCAACGCCGCGCGCATCCAGCTGCTCGGCTCCGGCACCGCGATCCACTGGACGCTCAAGGCGCAGCGGCTGCTCGCCGAGGAGTGGGGCGTGGCCGCCGACGTGTGGTCCGCGACGTCCTGGACCGAGCTGCGGCGCGACGCCCTTGAGGCGGACGAGGCGCTGCTGCGCGGCGAGGAGCGCATCCCGTTCGTCCGCAAGGCACTTGAAGGCGCGCAGGGCCCGGTGCTCGCCGTCTCCGACTACATGCGCCAGGTCCCCGACCAGATCGCGCAGTGGGTCGAGCAGGACTACTCCTCGCTCGGCGCGGACGGCTTCGGCCTCTCCGACACGCGGGACGCGGCGCGCCGTCACTTCGGTGTGGACGCCGAGTCGATCGTCGTCGCGGCGCTCGCGCAGCTCGCCCGCCGCGGTGAGGTGCCCGCTTCCGCGGTGAAGGAGGCCCGGGCCAAGTACGGCCTGTAA
- a CDS encoding helix-turn-helix transcriptional regulator yields MRAARLIKMVLLLQARPSMTAAELAAELEVSERTITRDAQALSEAGVPVYADRGRTGGYRLIGGYRTRLTGLGRSEAEALFLSGVPGALREMGLDDAASAARLKVSAALMPSLRDASQNAAQRFHLDAPGWFQETPAPELLPAVADAVWDDRLIDVRYRRQDAEVERELEPYGLVLKAGVWYLCARVTDSGTYRVYRIDRFTAVAAGEQRFVRDEEFDLPGFWDERAAQFARAILRAEVVVRLTEAGVRRLPHATDAVATREALEAAGEPDATGRVTITLPVENEDVAYTQLMALGPEAEVLEPAALRERFADAAARAAALYR; encoded by the coding sequence ATGCGCGCTGCCCGCCTCATCAAGATGGTGCTCCTGCTCCAGGCACGGCCCTCCATGACCGCCGCCGAGCTCGCCGCCGAGCTGGAGGTGTCCGAGCGGACCATCACGCGCGACGCCCAGGCGCTGTCGGAGGCGGGGGTCCCGGTCTACGCCGACCGGGGGCGGACCGGCGGGTACCGGCTGATCGGGGGCTACCGCACCCGTCTCACCGGGCTCGGCCGCAGCGAGGCCGAGGCGCTCTTCCTGTCCGGGGTGCCGGGCGCGCTGCGCGAGATGGGTCTGGACGACGCGGCGTCGGCGGCCCGTCTGAAGGTGTCCGCGGCGCTGATGCCGTCCCTGCGCGACGCCTCGCAGAACGCCGCGCAGCGCTTCCATCTGGACGCCCCCGGCTGGTTCCAGGAGACGCCCGCGCCCGAGCTGCTGCCCGCCGTCGCCGACGCGGTGTGGGACGACCGGCTGATCGACGTCCGCTACCGGCGCCAGGACGCCGAGGTGGAACGGGAGTTGGAGCCGTACGGCCTCGTGCTCAAGGCGGGCGTCTGGTACTTGTGCGCGCGGGTGACCGACTCCGGGACCTACCGGGTGTACCGCATCGACCGCTTCACCGCGGTCGCCGCGGGCGAGCAACGCTTCGTACGCGACGAGGAGTTCGACCTGCCGGGCTTCTGGGACGAGCGGGCGGCGCAGTTCGCGCGGGCGATCCTGCGGGCCGAGGTGGTGGTGCGGCTGACCGAGGCGGGCGTGCGGAGGCTGCCGCACGCCACCGATGCCGTCGCCACGCGCGAGGCGCTGGAGGCGGCGGGCGAGCCCGACGCGACGGGCAGGGTGACGATCACCCTGCCCGTCGAGAACGAGGACGTGGCGTACACGCAGCTGATGGCGCTCGGCCCGGAGGCGGAGGTGCTCGAACCCGCCGCCCTGCGCGAGCGGTTCGCGGACGCGGCGGCGCGGGCGGCCGCGCTCTACCGGTAG
- a CDS encoding SDR family oxidoreductase, which produces MDTTQRLTGKIALVAGATRGAGRAMAVELGRAGATVYVTGRTTREHTSEIGRNTETIEETAELVDAAGGKGVAVPTDHLEPEQVEALVERVEREQGRLDILVNDIWGGDVHVEWDKKMWEHDLDKGLRILRLGMETHIITSRYALPLLIKNPGGLVVEVTDGTEEYNRANYRKPFYYDLAKAAPLRMAHDLAKEVEEYGCTALCLTPGWLRSEFMLDTAFKVTEENWQDGCEQNPHFAISETPTFVGRALVALAADPDVKRWNGASLSSGSLAKEYGFTDVDGSAPDAWRYIAEVEQAGKEADVTGYR; this is translated from the coding sequence ATGGACACCACGCAGAGACTGACCGGGAAGATCGCCCTCGTCGCGGGCGCCACCCGCGGCGCGGGCCGCGCGATGGCCGTGGAACTGGGCCGCGCGGGAGCCACCGTCTACGTGACGGGACGGACCACCCGCGAGCACACCAGCGAGATCGGCAGGAACACCGAGACCATCGAGGAGACCGCGGAGCTGGTGGACGCGGCGGGCGGCAAGGGCGTCGCCGTGCCCACCGACCACCTGGAGCCCGAGCAGGTCGAGGCCCTCGTCGAGCGCGTCGAGAGGGAACAGGGCCGCCTCGACATCCTCGTCAACGACATCTGGGGCGGCGACGTCCACGTCGAGTGGGACAAGAAGATGTGGGAGCACGACCTCGACAAGGGTCTTCGCATCCTGCGCCTCGGCATGGAGACCCACATCATCACCAGCCGCTACGCGCTGCCGCTGCTCATCAAGAACCCCGGCGGCCTGGTCGTCGAGGTCACCGACGGCACCGAGGAGTACAACCGCGCCAACTACCGCAAGCCCTTCTACTACGACCTCGCCAAGGCGGCCCCGCTGCGGATGGCGCACGACCTCGCCAAGGAGGTCGAGGAGTACGGCTGCACGGCGCTGTGTCTGACCCCGGGCTGGCTGCGCTCGGAGTTCATGCTCGACACCGCCTTCAAGGTGACCGAGGAGAACTGGCAGGACGGCTGCGAGCAGAACCCGCACTTCGCGATCTCCGAGACGCCGACGTTCGTGGGCCGCGCCCTCGTCGCGCTCGCCGCCGACCCGGACGTCAAGCGCTGGAACGGCGCCTCGCTCTCCAGCGGCTCACTCGCCAAGGAGTACGGCTTCACGGACGTGGACGGCTCCGCGCCGGACGCCTGGCGCTACATCGCGGAGGTCGAGCAGGCGGGCAAGGAGGCGGACGTCACCGGCTACCGGTAG
- a CDS encoding DUF4240 domain-containing protein encodes MDETEFWEIVDGTREAAGGDPEDHAELLVERLVRSDPDSVLDFARHFEVRYNRAYRWDLWGAAWVLLGGTSDDAFDYFRCWLIGQGREVFEGAVHDPDALADLLDDFDEDLDGDGEELGYAADEAYEQLTGVVAPDLGIPPAPPEPEGTAIDFEDDAVMAQRYPRLWSRFMAD; translated from the coding sequence ATGGACGAGACGGAGTTCTGGGAGATCGTGGACGGTACTCGCGAGGCCGCCGGCGGCGACCCCGAGGACCACGCCGAGCTGCTCGTCGAGAGACTGGTGCGGTCCGATCCGGACTCCGTCCTCGACTTCGCCCGTCACTTCGAGGTGCGCTACAACCGCGCCTACCGCTGGGACCTGTGGGGCGCCGCCTGGGTGCTGCTCGGCGGCACGAGCGACGACGCCTTCGACTACTTCCGGTGCTGGCTGATCGGCCAGGGCAGGGAGGTCTTCGAGGGGGCGGTGCACGATCCCGACGCGCTCGCCGACCTCCTCGACGACTTCGACGAGGACCTCGACGGCGACGGCGAGGAGCTCGGTTACGCCGCCGACGAGGCCTACGAGCAGCTCACCGGCGTCGTCGCCCCGGACCTCGGCATCCCGCCCGCGCCCCCGGAGCCGGAGGGCACGGCCATCGACTTCGAGGACGACGCGGTGATGGCGCAGCGTTATCCGCGGCTGTGGAGCCGGTTCATGGCCGACTGA
- a CDS encoding SDR family NAD(P)-dependent oxidoreductase has protein sequence MSSAAETFGGKVAVITGASAGIGAGFARHAASLGMKLVLADIAAERLTAFADELAGAGAEVEAVVTDVADPASVDALADRAYERFGAVDLLLNNAGIMAMGYSWEIPAERWDAALRVNVGGYVNGVRSFVPRLIERGTKAWIVNVSSVGGLFPSPLMAPYSVTKFGTLALTESLAYELRMKGADIQVSVVLPDSVRSEIFRAAEPGEGTPPEVAGFNDMLQARADAQGITADEHARRCFEQLAEGRYWVTPQPEMIDAGLPPRTEMILARANPELDLGAV, from the coding sequence ATGAGCAGCGCAGCAGAGACCTTCGGCGGCAAGGTCGCCGTCATCACCGGGGCGTCGGCGGGCATCGGCGCCGGGTTCGCCCGGCACGCCGCGTCCCTCGGCATGAAGCTCGTCCTCGCGGACATCGCCGCCGAGCGCCTGACGGCGTTCGCCGACGAGCTGGCGGGCGCGGGCGCCGAGGTCGAGGCCGTCGTCACCGACGTCGCGGACCCGGCATCCGTCGACGCGCTCGCCGACCGTGCCTACGAGCGGTTCGGCGCGGTCGACCTGCTCCTCAACAACGCCGGGATCATGGCGATGGGCTACTCCTGGGAGATCCCGGCCGAGCGCTGGGACGCGGCCCTGCGCGTCAACGTCGGCGGGTACGTCAACGGCGTCCGCTCCTTCGTGCCGCGCCTGATCGAGCGCGGCACCAAGGCGTGGATCGTCAACGTCTCCTCCGTCGGCGGGCTCTTCCCGAGCCCCCTGATGGCGCCGTACAGCGTCACCAAGTTCGGCACGCTCGCGCTCACCGAGTCGCTCGCGTACGAACTGCGGATGAAGGGGGCCGACATCCAGGTCTCCGTCGTCCTGCCCGACTCGGTGCGCAGCGAGATCTTCCGTGCGGCCGAACCCGGCGAGGGCACCCCGCCCGAGGTCGCGGGCTTCAACGACATGCTCCAGGCGCGCGCCGACGCCCAGGGCATCACCGCCGACGAGCACGCCCGCCGCTGCTTCGAGCAGCTCGCCGAGGGGCGCTACTGGGTCACCCCGCAGCCGGAGATGATCGACGCGGGCCTGCCGCCGCGCACCGAGATGATCCTCGCCCGGGCGAATCCGGAGCTGGACCTCGGCGCGGTCTAG
- a CDS encoding SDR family NAD(P)-dependent oxidoreductase gives MQTLNRYEGRRALVTGGGSGIGQATVLRMLAEGGTVVAADVSEDGLKDTVAKAGADAGRLTTVVVNIADEDSVRAGVATAVEALGGLDVLVNAAGILRSSHTHETTLDAFNQVIGINLTGTFLMIREAIPALLEGHGSAVVNFSSTSAMFAHPYMAAYAASKGGIQSMTHALASEYGKQGIRFTAVQPGSISSGMTDGSGASKQSVGPGLPEDADMSLFVKLAPALGQGFAGPETVASVVAMLASDDGRFITGTEVRVDGGTHF, from the coding sequence ATGCAGACCCTGAACCGCTACGAAGGACGCCGCGCCCTGGTCACCGGCGGCGGCTCCGGCATCGGGCAGGCCACCGTGCTGCGGATGCTGGCCGAGGGCGGCACCGTCGTCGCCGCCGACGTCAGCGAGGACGGTCTGAAGGACACCGTCGCCAAGGCCGGTGCCGACGCCGGGCGCCTGACCACCGTCGTCGTGAACATCGCCGACGAGGACTCGGTCCGCGCGGGCGTCGCCACCGCCGTCGAGGCCCTCGGCGGCCTGGACGTCCTGGTGAACGCGGCGGGCATCCTGCGCTCCTCGCACACCCACGAGACCACCCTCGACGCCTTCAACCAGGTCATCGGGATCAACCTCACCGGCACCTTCCTGATGATCCGCGAGGCGATCCCCGCGCTGCTCGAAGGCCACGGCTCCGCGGTGGTCAACTTCAGCTCCACCTCGGCGATGTTCGCCCACCCGTACATGGCGGCGTACGCGGCGAGCAAGGGCGGCATCCAGTCCATGACGCACGCCCTGGCCAGCGAGTACGGCAAGCAGGGCATCCGCTTCACCGCCGTCCAGCCCGGATCCATCTCCTCCGGCATGACCGACGGCTCGGGCGCCAGCAAGCAGAGCGTCGGCCCCGGCCTGCCCGAGGACGCCGACATGAGCCTGTTCGTGAAGCTCGCGCCCGCGCTCGGCCAGGGCTTCGCGGGCCCGGAGACCGTCGCCTCCGTCGTCGCCATGCTCGCCTCGGACGACGGCCGCTTCATCACGGGCACCGAGGTACGCGTCGACGGCGGCACCCACTTCTGA
- a CDS encoding TetR/AcrR family transcriptional regulator, whose product MSTQSPPPPLSLTERRKLATQLEIAHAAAALFTEHGTDGTTAEAIAKRSGVALRTFYRYFRTKQDAVAPLLAVGGERWRALLAATEPGAELPKALEAAISEALAARDPAAADGLRQARGLLRAAVDDPALRAVWYRVNQESEERLRPVVAALAGPGAPALQVRLAAAAATDAIRIALETWAESDADVTGPDSPAELAVRCLRELAGGMGLLTRSS is encoded by the coding sequence GTGAGCACCCAGTCGCCGCCCCCGCCCCTCTCCCTCACGGAGCGCCGCAAGCTGGCCACCCAGCTGGAGATCGCGCACGCCGCTGCCGCGCTCTTCACCGAGCACGGCACCGACGGCACCACGGCCGAGGCGATCGCGAAGCGGTCCGGGGTCGCGCTGCGCACCTTCTACCGGTACTTCCGCACCAAGCAGGACGCGGTCGCCCCGCTGCTCGCCGTCGGCGGGGAGCGCTGGCGCGCGCTGCTCGCCGCGACCGAGCCGGGCGCGGAGCTGCCGAAGGCCCTGGAGGCGGCGATCTCGGAGGCGCTCGCCGCGCGGGACCCGGCCGCCGCGGACGGTCTGCGCCAGGCCCGCGGGCTGCTGCGCGCCGCAGTGGACGACCCGGCGCTGCGAGCGGTCTGGTACCGCGTGAACCAGGAGTCCGAGGAGCGGCTCAGGCCCGTGGTGGCGGCCCTCGCGGGCCCCGGCGCCCCCGCCCTCCAGGTCCGCCTTGCGGCGGCCGCGGCGACGGACGCGATCCGGATCGCCCTGGAGACCTGGGCGGAGTCGGACGCGGACGTCACGGGCCCGGACTCCCCCGCGGAACTCGCGGTGCGGTGCCTGCGGGAACTCGCGGGCGGGATGGGGCTGTTGACGCGGTCGAGCTAG
- a CDS encoding PP2C family protein-serine/threonine phosphatase encodes MIRAAARRRDAEQRDWLLRGTPPPPWVRWPPPLLLLVIVLVQLVTPKTVDLSFLVAAVPPLAALSYGPAATAVLGGGVVMLLSLPGFGLGHPGSSDELTISFIALLSVLFAWVRSRREAQLVTVRTVAEAAQFAVLPPLPERVGSVGCAGLYEAAQHESLVGGDFFDVRRGPTGVRAVIGDVQGHGLAAVGTVAALLGAFREAVLDKPGIEGVAARLDRRLVVDSAGDEHAELFATAVLLEFPDDASVVRVVSCGHPPPLLLRGSEVTELVVPAGAPLGLGIAGLAPPEQLTVPLLAGDLLLALTDGVSEARDATGTFYPLPDRLAAMLKADPSLLDTPQALTERVWSDVVGYAGSVRDDVTMMVFAPSAAGEGEGESRGF; translated from the coding sequence ATGATCAGGGCTGCGGCCAGACGGCGCGACGCGGAGCAGCGCGACTGGCTGCTGCGCGGCACGCCGCCCCCGCCCTGGGTGCGCTGGCCGCCGCCGCTGCTGCTCCTGGTGATCGTCCTCGTCCAGCTGGTCACCCCGAAGACGGTGGACCTGAGCTTCCTGGTCGCCGCCGTCCCGCCGCTGGCCGCCCTCTCGTACGGCCCCGCCGCCACGGCGGTGCTCGGCGGCGGGGTGGTCATGCTGCTCTCGCTGCCGGGCTTCGGCCTGGGGCATCCCGGCAGCAGCGACGAGCTGACCATCAGCTTCATCGCGCTGCTCAGCGTCCTCTTCGCGTGGGTGCGCAGCCGCCGCGAGGCCCAGCTCGTCACGGTCCGCACGGTCGCGGAGGCGGCCCAGTTCGCGGTCCTGCCGCCGCTGCCGGAGCGGGTCGGCAGCGTCGGGTGCGCGGGCCTGTACGAGGCGGCGCAGCACGAGTCGCTCGTCGGCGGGGACTTCTTCGACGTCCGCAGGGGGCCGACCGGGGTGCGGGCGGTGATCGGCGACGTGCAGGGCCACGGGCTCGCCGCCGTCGGCACGGTCGCCGCGCTGCTCGGCGCGTTCCGCGAGGCGGTTCTCGACAAGCCGGGCATCGAGGGCGTCGCCGCCCGTCTCGACCGCAGGCTCGTGGTGGACTCTGCGGGCGACGAGCACGCCGAGCTGTTCGCGACGGCGGTGCTCCTGGAGTTCCCCGACGACGCGTCCGTCGTACGCGTGGTCTCCTGCGGTCACCCGCCGCCGCTGCTGCTGCGCGGCTCCGAGGTCACCGAGCTCGTCGTCCCCGCCGGGGCCCCGCTCGGCCTCGGCATCGCGGGCCTGGCCCCGCCCGAACAGCTGACCGTGCCGCTGCTCGCGGGCGACCTGCTGCTCGCCCTGACCGACGGCGTGAGCGAGGCGCGGGACGCGACCGGCACGTTCTACCCCCTGCCGGACCGCCTCGCCGCCATGCTCAAGGCGGACCCCTCCCTCCTGGACACGCCCCAGGCCCTCACGGAACGGGTCTGGTCGGACGTGGTGGGCTACGCGGGCAGCGTGCGGGACGACGTGACGATGATGGTGTTCGCGCCGAGCGCGGCGGGCGAGGGTGAGGGCGAGTCGAGGGGCTTCTAG
- a CDS encoding GNAT family N-acetyltransferase: MPDMHIRTALPGDDDALARLDRATWSTLHAVQPRPQPPYEPFFNDRFGPRDHLVAEVDERIVGYVKLGYPTPLLVNAHVRQIQGFVVAEELRGRGVGRRLIRAAMDEARRQGAVRITLRVLGHNTPARKLYEAEGFVIEGVLPGEFLLDGAYVDDILMGRPL; the protein is encoded by the coding sequence ATGCCGGACATGCACATACGCACCGCCCTGCCCGGGGACGACGATGCCCTCGCCCGCCTCGACCGTGCCACGTGGTCCACGCTGCACGCGGTCCAGCCGCGCCCCCAGCCGCCGTACGAGCCCTTCTTCAACGACCGTTTCGGCCCGCGCGACCACCTGGTCGCCGAGGTGGACGAGCGGATCGTCGGCTATGTGAAGCTCGGCTATCCCACGCCGCTGCTCGTCAACGCGCACGTACGGCAGATCCAGGGCTTCGTCGTCGCGGAGGAGCTGCGCGGCAGGGGCGTCGGCAGGCGCCTGATCAGGGCGGCCATGGACGAGGCCCGCAGACAGGGCGCGGTCCGCATCACGCTGCGGGTGCTCGGGCACAACACCCCGGCCCGCAAGCTCTACGAAGCGGAGGGCTTCGTGATCGAGGGCGTGCTGCCCGGCGAGTTCCTGCTCGACGGCGCGTACGTCGACGACATCCTCATGGGCCGTCCCCTCTGA
- a CDS encoding TIGR01777 family oxidoreductase, with amino-acid sequence METTRSRVAVAGASGLIGTALTRSLTEDGHEVVRLVRRAPRTKDEVRWAPQQGRVDTAGLAGCTAVVNLAGAGIGDHRWTAAYKRELRDSRVLGTAALASAVASLDEHERPEVFLNASAIGYYGDTGQRAVDESAPAGDGFLPSLCVEWEEATAAAREAGIRTVVARNGLVVGRGGGAWGRLFPLFKAGLGGRLGDGRQYWSYISLHDEVAALRHLIDTPVLSGPVNLTAPEPLTNRAVTAAMGRVLHRPTFLAVPAAVLRIVLGEMAGDVLGSQRVLPTRLLESGFTFAFPGIEETLRAAR; translated from the coding sequence ATGGAAACCACACGGTCCCGCGTCGCCGTGGCCGGCGCCTCCGGGCTCATCGGTACGGCGCTGACCCGCTCCCTGACCGAGGACGGGCACGAGGTGGTGCGCCTCGTGCGCAGGGCGCCCCGTACGAAGGACGAGGTGCGCTGGGCTCCCCAGCAGGGGCGCGTGGACACGGCCGGGCTCGCCGGGTGCACCGCGGTGGTCAACCTCGCGGGCGCGGGCATCGGCGACCACCGCTGGACGGCGGCCTACAAGCGGGAGCTGCGCGACAGCCGGGTGCTCGGCACCGCGGCGCTCGCCTCCGCCGTCGCCTCGCTCGACGAGCACGAGCGGCCGGAAGTGTTCCTGAACGCGAGCGCGATCGGCTACTACGGAGACACCGGACAGCGCGCGGTCGACGAGAGCGCCCCCGCCGGTGACGGTTTCCTGCCGTCCCTGTGCGTGGAGTGGGAGGAGGCCACCGCCGCCGCGCGGGAGGCGGGCATCAGGACCGTCGTCGCCCGCAACGGCCTGGTGGTGGGCCGCGGGGGCGGGGCCTGGGGACGTCTCTTCCCGCTCTTCAAGGCGGGGCTCGGGGGACGCCTCGGCGACGGACGGCAGTACTGGAGCTACATCTCGCTGCACGACGAGGTGGCCGCGCTCCGCCACCTCATCGACACGCCCGTGCTGTCGGGACCGGTGAACCTGACGGCTCCGGAACCGCTCACCAACCGTGCGGTGACGGCCGCGATGGGGCGCGTCCTGCACCGTCCCACGTTCCTGGCGGTGCCCGCGGCGGTGCTCCGCATCGTGCTCGGAGAGATGGCGGGTGACGTGCTCGGCAGCCAACGGGTCCTGCCGACGCGGCTCCTGGAGTCGGGCTTCACGTTCGCGTTCCCGGGGAT